The Suncus etruscus isolate mSunEtr1 chromosome 14, mSunEtr1.pri.cur, whole genome shotgun sequence genome contains a region encoding:
- the IRX5 gene encoding iroquois-class homeodomain protein IRX-5 isoform X1: MSYPQGYLYQPSASLALYSCPAYSTSVISGPRTDELGRSSSGSAFSPYAGSTAFTAPSPGYNSHLQYGADPAAAAAAAFSSYVGSPYDHTPGMAGSLGYHPYAAPLGSYPYGDPAYRKNATRDATATLKAWLNEHRKNPYPTKGEKIMLAIITKMTLTQVSTWFANARRRLKKENKMTWTPRNRSEDEEEEENIDLEKNDEDEPQKPEDKGDPEGPEAGGAEQKAAAGCERLQGPPTPAGKETEGSLSDSDFKEPPSEGRLDTLPGGPRAAGPSPAGPAAARLVEEPAAHYSSGATAPGPHPTAGELPPGTGGPSVIHSPPPPPPQAVLAKPKLWSLAEIATSSDKVKDGGSGSEGSPCPPGPLPGAGPALAGSRASPAPAPSRSPSAQCPFPGGTVLSRPLYYTAPFYPGYTNYGSFGHLHGHPGPGPGPTTGPGSHFNGLNQTMLNRADALAKDPKMLRSQSQLDLCKDSPYELKKDGGGSISVGPRLRTTWSRELC; this comes from the exons ATGTCCTACCCGCAGGGCTACTTGTACCAGCCGTCCGCCTCGCTGGCGCTCTACTCATGCCCGGCTTACAGTACCAGCGTCATCTCGGGGCCCCGCACCGATGAGCTCGGTCGCTCCTCGTCGGGCTCCGCGTTCTCGCCCTACGCCGGCTCCACCGCCTTCACGGCGCCCTCGCCGGGCTACAACTCGCACCTCCAGTACGGCGCCGACCCCGCGGCTGCAGCGGCCGCCGCCTTCTCTTCGTACGTG GGCTCGCCCTACGACCACACGCCGGGCATGGCGGGCTCCTTGGGGTACCACCCTTACGCCGCGCCTCTGGGCTCCTACCCGTACGGGGACCCCGCTTACAGGAAAAATGCCACACGCGACGCCACGGCCACGCTCAAAGCCTGGCTCAACGAGCACCGCAAGAACCCCTACCCCACCAAGGGCGAGAAGATCATGCTGGCCATCATCACCAAGATGACCCTCACCCAGGTGTCCACCTGGTTCGCCAACGCGCGCCGGCGCCTCAAGAAGGAGAACAAGATGACGTGGACGCCGCGGAACCGCagcgaggacgaggaggaggaagagaacatCGACCTGGAGAAGAACGACGAAGACGAGCCCCAGAAACCCGAGGACAAGGGCGACCCTGAGGGCCCTGAAGCAG GAGGTGCGGAGCAGAAGGCGGCTGCTGGCTGCGAACGGTTGCAGGGGCCGCCCACCCCCGCCGGAAAGGAGACCGAGGGCAGCCTCAGCGACTCGGATTTTAAGGAGCCGCCTTCGGAGGGCCGCCTGGACACGCTGCCCGGGGGCCCCCGAGCTGCTGGGCCCTCCCCGGCTGGGCCCGCAGCGGCCCGGCTGGTGGAGGAGCCGGCAGCGCATTACTCCTCGGGCGCAACAGCCCCCGGCCCGCACCCCACCGCGGGAGAGCTGCCTCCGGGGACTGGTGGGCCCTCGGTTATTCACTCGCCACCGCCCCCGCCTCCGCAGGCTGTGCTAGCCAAGCCCAAACTGTGGTCTCTGGCCGAGATCGCCACCTCCTCGGACAAGGTCAAGGACGGGGGCAGCGGGAGCGAGGGCTCGCCGTGCCCACCGGGCCCCTTGCCCGGGGCCGGGCCAGCGCTAGCAGGCAGCCGCGCTTCACCGGCCCCAGCGCCATCGCGCTCCCCCTCGGCTCAGTGTCCCTTTCCAGGCGGGACAGTACTCTCCCGGCCTCTCTACTACACGGCGCCCTTCTATCCTGGCTACACGAACTATGGATCCTTCGGACATCTCCATGGCCACCCGGGCCCCGGGCCCGGCCCCACAACCGGTCCGGGCTCGCATTTCAATGGATTAAACCAGACCATGTTGAACCGAGCGGACGCTTTGGCTAAAGACCCGAAAATGCTGCGGAGCCAGTCCCAGCTAGACCTGTGCAAAGACTCTCCCTATGAATTGAAGAAAG ATGGTGGAGGCTCTATCAGCGTGGGTCCCAGACTGAGGACAACATGGAGCAGAGAACTCTGCTGA
- the IRX5 gene encoding iroquois-class homeodomain protein IRX-5 isoform X2 produces the protein MSYPQGYLYQPSASLALYSCPAYSTSVISGPRTDELGRSSSGSAFSPYAGSTAFTAPSPGYNSHLQYGADPAAAAAAAFSSYVGSPYDHTPGMAGSLGYHPYAAPLGSYPYGDPAYRKNATRDATATLKAWLNEHRKNPYPTKGEKIMLAIITKMTLTQVSTWFANARRRLKKENKMTWTPRNRSEDEEEEENIDLEKNDEDEPQKPEDKGDPEGPEAGGAEQKAAAGCERLQGPPTPAGKETEGSLSDSDFKEPPSEGRLDTLPGGPRAAGPSPAGPAAARLVEEPAAHYSSGATAPGPHPTAGELPPGTGGPSVIHSPPPPPPQAVLAKPKLWSLAEIATSSDKVKDGGSGSEGSPCPPGPLPGAGPALAGSRASPAPAPSRSPSAQCPFPGGTVLSRPLYYTAPFYPGYTNYGSFGHLHGHPGPGPGPTTGPGSHFNGLNQTMLNRADALAKDPKMLRSQSQLDLCKDSPYELKKGMSDI, from the exons ATGTCCTACCCGCAGGGCTACTTGTACCAGCCGTCCGCCTCGCTGGCGCTCTACTCATGCCCGGCTTACAGTACCAGCGTCATCTCGGGGCCCCGCACCGATGAGCTCGGTCGCTCCTCGTCGGGCTCCGCGTTCTCGCCCTACGCCGGCTCCACCGCCTTCACGGCGCCCTCGCCGGGCTACAACTCGCACCTCCAGTACGGCGCCGACCCCGCGGCTGCAGCGGCCGCCGCCTTCTCTTCGTACGTG GGCTCGCCCTACGACCACACGCCGGGCATGGCGGGCTCCTTGGGGTACCACCCTTACGCCGCGCCTCTGGGCTCCTACCCGTACGGGGACCCCGCTTACAGGAAAAATGCCACACGCGACGCCACGGCCACGCTCAAAGCCTGGCTCAACGAGCACCGCAAGAACCCCTACCCCACCAAGGGCGAGAAGATCATGCTGGCCATCATCACCAAGATGACCCTCACCCAGGTGTCCACCTGGTTCGCCAACGCGCGCCGGCGCCTCAAGAAGGAGAACAAGATGACGTGGACGCCGCGGAACCGCagcgaggacgaggaggaggaagagaacatCGACCTGGAGAAGAACGACGAAGACGAGCCCCAGAAACCCGAGGACAAGGGCGACCCTGAGGGCCCTGAAGCAG GAGGTGCGGAGCAGAAGGCGGCTGCTGGCTGCGAACGGTTGCAGGGGCCGCCCACCCCCGCCGGAAAGGAGACCGAGGGCAGCCTCAGCGACTCGGATTTTAAGGAGCCGCCTTCGGAGGGCCGCCTGGACACGCTGCCCGGGGGCCCCCGAGCTGCTGGGCCCTCCCCGGCTGGGCCCGCAGCGGCCCGGCTGGTGGAGGAGCCGGCAGCGCATTACTCCTCGGGCGCAACAGCCCCCGGCCCGCACCCCACCGCGGGAGAGCTGCCTCCGGGGACTGGTGGGCCCTCGGTTATTCACTCGCCACCGCCCCCGCCTCCGCAGGCTGTGCTAGCCAAGCCCAAACTGTGGTCTCTGGCCGAGATCGCCACCTCCTCGGACAAGGTCAAGGACGGGGGCAGCGGGAGCGAGGGCTCGCCGTGCCCACCGGGCCCCTTGCCCGGGGCCGGGCCAGCGCTAGCAGGCAGCCGCGCTTCACCGGCCCCAGCGCCATCGCGCTCCCCCTCGGCTCAGTGTCCCTTTCCAGGCGGGACAGTACTCTCCCGGCCTCTCTACTACACGGCGCCCTTCTATCCTGGCTACACGAACTATGGATCCTTCGGACATCTCCATGGCCACCCGGGCCCCGGGCCCGGCCCCACAACCGGTCCGGGCTCGCATTTCAATGGATTAAACCAGACCATGTTGAACCGAGCGGACGCTTTGGCTAAAGACCCGAAAATGCTGCGGAGCCAGTCCCAGCTAGACCTGTGCAAAGACTCTCCCTATGAATTGAAGAAAGGTATGTCCGACATTTAA